A single genomic interval of Ramlibacter sp. harbors:
- the ureG gene encoding urease accessory protein UreG has protein sequence MTSHHIANRTKKLPPLRVGIGGPVGSGKTTLLEMLCKAMHARYDLVAITNDIYTKEDQRLLTVSGALPAERIMGVETGGCPHTAIREDCSINLEAIDRMLVDFPDADVVFVESGGDNLAATFSPELSDLTIYVIDVAAGEKIPRKGGPGITKSDLFVINKTDLAPHVGADLGVMEADTRRMRRDKPYVMTNLKTLTGVAEVAAFIEERGMLKAG, from the coding sequence ATGACGTCACACCACATTGCCAACCGCACCAAAAAACTCCCCCCGCTGCGCGTGGGCATCGGCGGGCCGGTCGGCTCGGGCAAGACCACCCTGCTGGAGATGCTCTGCAAGGCCATGCACGCCCGCTACGACCTGGTGGCCATCACCAACGACATCTACACCAAGGAAGACCAGCGCCTGCTGACGGTGAGCGGTGCGCTGCCGGCCGAGCGCATCATGGGCGTGGAGACCGGCGGCTGCCCGCACACCGCCATCCGCGAGGACTGCTCCATCAACCTCGAGGCCATCGACCGCATGCTGGTGGATTTCCCCGACGCCGACGTGGTGTTCGTGGAGTCCGGCGGCGACAACCTGGCCGCCACCTTCAGCCCCGAGCTCAGCGACCTGACCATCTACGTGATCGACGTGGCCGCCGGCGAGAAGATCCCGCGCAAGGGCGGCCCCGGCATCACCAAGAGCGACCTGTTCGTGATCAACAAGACCGACCTGGCCCCGCACGTGGGCGCCGACCTGGGCGTGATGGAAGCCGACACCCGGCGCATGCGCCGCGACAAGCCCTATGTGATGACCAACCTCAAGACGCTCACCGGGGTGGCCGAGGTGGCGGCTTTCATCGAGGAACGGGGCATGCTCAAGGCCGGCTGA
- a CDS encoding urease subunit alpha, with protein sequence MATIGRRAYAEMFGPTTGDRVRLADTELIIEVEDDYTLRAGGYGEEVKFGGGKTIRDGMAQSQMPRTGTGSGPFAGGTMDTVLTNALILDHWGIVKADIGLRDGRIAAIGKAGNPDTQPGVDMVIGPGTEIISCEGHIVTAGGFDSHIHFICPQQIEEALASGITTMLGGGTGPATGTFATTCTPGAWNIERMLQAADAFPMNLGFLGKGNASLPQALTEQINAGAVGLKLHEDWGTTPAAISNCLDVADQTDTQVAIHSDTLNESGFVEDTIAATKGRALCAFHTEGAGGGHAPDILRVVGEANFLPSSTNPTMPYTVNTLDEHVDMLMVCHHLDAGIAEDLAFAESRIRKETIAAEDILHDMGAISMMSSDSQAMGRVGEVILRTWQTAHKMKVQRGWLSPSTSSGRAETGAGLAGSGRAGSVRAELVEASSRNDNFRAKRYIAKYTINPAIAHGMAHEIGSIEVGKWADLVVWRPAFFGVKPSTILKGGFIAMAAMGDPNASIPTPQPVHYRPMFGSFGGALARGSLTFLSQAGLAAGVKERYGLAKTVSAVKNIRQVRKQHLIHNGYTPKMEIDAQTYAVRADGQLLTCEPATLLPMAQRYFLF encoded by the coding sequence ATGGCAACGATTGGACGCCGCGCCTACGCGGAAATGTTCGGCCCCACCACCGGCGACCGCGTGCGCCTGGCCGACACCGAACTCATCATCGAGGTGGAAGACGACTACACCCTGCGCGCCGGCGGCTACGGCGAAGAGGTCAAGTTCGGTGGCGGCAAGACCATCCGCGACGGCATGGCGCAGTCGCAAATGCCGCGCACGGGAACCGGATCAGGTCCATTCGCTGGCGGCACCATGGACACGGTGCTCACCAACGCGCTGATCCTGGACCACTGGGGCATCGTCAAGGCCGACATCGGCCTGCGCGACGGGCGCATCGCGGCCATCGGCAAAGCTGGCAACCCGGACACCCAGCCCGGCGTGGACATGGTGATCGGCCCGGGCACCGAAATCATCAGCTGCGAGGGCCACATCGTCACGGCCGGCGGCTTTGACAGCCACATCCACTTCATCTGCCCGCAACAGATCGAGGAGGCCCTGGCCTCGGGCATCACCACCATGCTGGGCGGCGGCACCGGGCCGGCCACCGGCACCTTTGCCACCACCTGCACCCCCGGTGCCTGGAACATCGAACGCATGCTGCAGGCGGCCGACGCCTTCCCCATGAACCTGGGTTTTCTGGGCAAGGGCAACGCCAGCCTGCCGCAGGCCCTGACCGAGCAGATCAACGCTGGCGCCGTGGGCCTCAAGCTGCACGAGGACTGGGGCACCACGCCCGCCGCCATCAGCAACTGCCTGGATGTGGCCGACCAGACCGACACCCAGGTTGCCATCCACTCCGACACGCTCAATGAGTCGGGCTTTGTCGAGGACACCATTGCTGCCACCAAGGGCCGGGCGCTATGCGCCTTCCACACCGAGGGCGCGGGCGGCGGCCACGCGCCCGACATCCTGCGCGTGGTGGGCGAGGCCAACTTCCTGCCCAGTTCGACCAACCCCACCATGCCCTACACAGTGAACACGCTGGACGAGCATGTGGACATGCTGATGGTCTGCCACCACCTGGACGCCGGCATTGCCGAGGACCTGGCCTTTGCCGAAAGCCGCATCCGCAAGGAAACCATCGCCGCAGAAGATATCCTGCATGACATGGGCGCCATCAGCATGATGAGCAGCGACAGCCAGGCCATGGGCCGTGTGGGGGAGGTGATCCTGCGCACCTGGCAGACCGCGCACAAGATGAAGGTGCAGCGCGGCTGGCTGAGCCCTTCGACAAGCTCAGGGCGAGCGGAAACGGGCGCCGGGCTGGCGGGATCAGGGCGAGCGGGATCCGTTCGGGCTGAGCTTGTCGAAGCCTCGTCACGCAACGACAACTTCCGCGCCAAACGCTACATCGCCAAGTACACCATCAACCCCGCCATCGCCCATGGCATGGCCCATGAGATCGGCTCCATCGAGGTCGGCAAATGGGCCGACCTGGTGGTCTGGCGGCCGGCCTTCTTTGGCGTAAAGCCGTCCACCATTCTCAAGGGCGGTTTCATTGCCATGGCGGCCATGGGCGACCCCAATGCCTCCATCCCCACGCCGCAGCCCGTGCACTACCGCCCCATGTTCGGCAGCTTTGGCGGCGCACTGGCGCGTGGCTCGCTCACCTTCCTGTCGCAGGCCGGCCTGGCTGCGGGCGTGAAGGAACGCTACGGCCTGGCCAAAACCGTGAGCGCGGTGAAGAACATCCGCCAGGTGCGCAAGCAGCACCTGATCCACAACGGCTACACGCCCAAGATGGAGATCGACGCGCAGACCTATGCGGTGCGCGCCGACGGACAACTGCTGACCTGCGAGCCGGCCACCCTGCTGCCGATGGCGCAGCGCTACTTCCTGTTCTGA
- a CDS encoding response regulator, producing the protein MARKLHFAPVSQTIPILPVSDAPPSGADHDAPQRVMKVRRDYNSWVASETLEDYALRYTPQRFRKWSEWRVANTAFGAASFLILEAVGATLLVQYGFMNAFWAILTTGVIIFLAGLPISVYAARYGVDMDLLTRGAGFGYIGSTITSLIYASFTFIFFALEAAVMAYALDLALGIPPRWGYLICALVVIPLVTHGVSVISRLQVWTQPLWLVMLVVPFVYVLMRDPGAFAGVTHYRGEKGFASGFDLHLFGAALTVGIALITQMGEQADYLRFMPAHTPARRRRWWFGVLAGGPGWVILGVIKMLGGALLAYLAITHMVPVDRAVDPNQMYLAAYEYVFPRYGWAVAATALFVVISQLKINVTNAYAGSLAWSNFFSRVTHSHPGRVVWVVFNTLIAFMLMEMNVFQALGDVLGLYSNIAIAWIMAVVADLVVNKPVGLSPKGIEFKRAYLYDINPVGVGAMALASALSVTAHLGFFGPLAQAFSAVIAMATAFVAAPLIAWATQGRYYIARQPETTAGDATYQRLSLRRCVICEREYEGPDMAHCPAYQGPICSLCCTLDARCGDLCKPHASLSAQWSGALRWLMPRRIWPYLDTGLGHFLLLMLLIVPLLAMLFGLLYHQELRTLVSLPGGVLLTDGTLRSGFLKAYMALLVIAGIVAWWLVLAHKSRQVAQEESNRQTHLLMREIESHKQTDEALQNARLLAEGAKRAAEQANQAKSRYISAISHELRTPLNSILGYAQLMGEDASVPAHRKQAVNVIKRGGEHLLSLIEGTLDIARIESGKLTLAVKPMLFADCVREMAGMFELQASDKGLAFRFEPEGALPEVVRADEKRVRQILINLLGNAIKFTAVGQVTFRLRYAREMATLEIEDTGPGLTAEELAQIFEPFARGEARSSHAAPGAGLGLTIAKMLTDLMGGELSATGVPGKGSVFRVKLFLPEVHNAGPAAVPAVALAPRPRAGYEGPRRKVLVVDNEEADRTLLAHVLEPLGFELRSAASGHDCLDLLAAGYRPDAILMDLAMPGIDGWETIRRLRRIDPAHARIAIVSANAFDKGLDNDVGIRPEDFILKPVRHSELLDWLERQLGLQWLEAPRVDAPAPAAAPVAQVWPPRAQVAALQEVVQLGYYRGIMNLLDGIEQAQPECVPVVAQLRALARQFQFEAMGRLLAPVLQEPTATPP; encoded by the coding sequence ATGGCACGGAAACTGCACTTTGCACCTGTGAGCCAGACCATTCCCATCCTTCCGGTGTCCGATGCCCCGCCGTCCGGGGCCGACCATGACGCGCCCCAGCGGGTCATGAAGGTGCGGCGTGACTACAACAGCTGGGTGGCCAGCGAGACCCTGGAAGACTATGCACTGCGCTACACGCCGCAGCGCTTTCGCAAATGGTCGGAGTGGCGGGTGGCCAACACGGCTTTTGGCGCTGCCTCGTTCCTGATCCTGGAGGCCGTGGGGGCCACGCTGCTGGTGCAGTACGGGTTCATGAACGCGTTCTGGGCCATCCTGACCACTGGCGTGATCATCTTCCTCGCGGGCCTGCCCATCAGCGTCTATGCCGCGCGCTACGGGGTGGACATGGACCTGCTCACGCGCGGCGCGGGCTTTGGCTACATCGGCTCCACCATCACCTCGCTGATCTATGCCTCGTTCACCTTCATCTTTTTTGCGCTCGAGGCGGCCGTCATGGCCTATGCGCTGGACCTCGCGCTGGGCATCCCGCCCAGATGGGGGTACCTGATCTGCGCGCTGGTCGTGATTCCGCTGGTCACCCACGGGGTCTCGGTCATCAGCCGGTTGCAGGTCTGGACCCAGCCGCTGTGGCTGGTGATGTTGGTGGTGCCCTTTGTTTATGTGCTGATGCGCGATCCTGGTGCGTTTGCAGGTGTAACGCACTACAGAGGTGAGAAAGGGTTCGCCTCTGGCTTTGATTTGCACCTGTTTGGGGCGGCCCTGACCGTGGGGATTGCCCTGATCACCCAAATGGGGGAGCAGGCAGACTATCTGCGCTTCATGCCGGCGCACACCCCGGCCCGGCGCCGCCGCTGGTGGTTCGGTGTGCTCGCGGGCGGGCCGGGCTGGGTGATCCTGGGGGTGATCAAGATGCTGGGCGGCGCGTTGCTGGCCTACCTCGCCATCACCCACATGGTGCCAGTGGACCGGGCCGTGGACCCCAACCAGATGTACCTGGCGGCCTATGAGTACGTGTTTCCACGCTACGGCTGGGCGGTGGCGGCCACGGCGCTGTTCGTGGTGATCTCTCAGCTCAAGATCAATGTGACCAACGCCTACGCGGGTTCGCTGGCCTGGAGCAACTTCTTCTCGCGCGTGACCCACAGCCACCCGGGGCGCGTGGTGTGGGTGGTGTTCAACACGCTGATTGCCTTCATGCTGATGGAGATGAACGTGTTCCAGGCGCTGGGCGACGTGCTGGGCCTGTACTCCAACATTGCCATCGCCTGGATCATGGCCGTGGTGGCCGACCTCGTGGTCAACAAGCCGGTGGGGCTGTCACCCAAAGGCATCGAGTTCAAGCGCGCCTACCTGTATGACATCAACCCCGTGGGCGTCGGTGCCATGGCCTTGGCCTCGGCCCTTTCCGTGACCGCCCACCTGGGGTTTTTCGGGCCGCTCGCCCAGGCTTTTTCGGCCGTCATTGCCATGGCCACGGCGTTTGTCGCGGCGCCGCTGATCGCCTGGGCCACCCAGGGGCGCTATTACATTGCGCGGCAGCCTGAAACCACGGCGGGCGACGCCACCTACCAGCGCCTGAGCCTGCGCCGCTGCGTCATCTGTGAGCGCGAATACGAGGGCCCCGACATGGCCCATTGCCCGGCCTACCAGGGGCCCATCTGCTCGCTGTGCTGCACGCTGGACGCGCGTTGCGGCGACCTGTGCAAGCCACACGCGAGCCTGTCGGCCCAGTGGTCCGGCGCGCTGCGCTGGCTGATGCCGCGGCGCATCTGGCCTTACCTGGACACGGGCCTGGGCCACTTCCTGCTGCTGATGCTGCTGATCGTGCCGCTGCTGGCCATGCTGTTTGGCCTGCTGTACCACCAGGAGTTGCGGACCCTGGTCTCGCTGCCCGGCGGTGTGTTGCTGACCGACGGCACCTTGCGCTCGGGCTTTCTCAAGGCCTACATGGCGCTGCTGGTGATCGCCGGCATCGTGGCCTGGTGGCTGGTGCTGGCCCACAAGAGCCGGCAGGTGGCGCAGGAAGAATCCAACCGGCAGACCCACCTGCTGATGCGCGAGATCGAATCCCACAAGCAGACCGACGAGGCGCTGCAGAACGCACGCCTGCTGGCCGAGGGCGCCAAGCGCGCCGCCGAGCAGGCCAACCAGGCCAAGAGCCGCTACATCAGCGCCATCAGCCACGAGCTGCGCACGCCGCTGAACAGCATCCTGGGCTATGCACAGCTGATGGGCGAGGACGCCAGCGTGCCGGCCCACCGCAAGCAGGCCGTGAACGTGATCAAGCGCGGGGGCGAGCACCTGCTCTCGCTGATCGAGGGCACGCTGGACATTGCGCGCATCGAAAGCGGCAAACTCACGCTGGCGGTCAAGCCCATGCTGTTTGCCGACTGCGTGCGCGAGATGGCCGGCATGTTCGAGCTGCAGGCCTCCGACAAGGGCCTGGCGTTCCGGTTCGAGCCCGAGGGCGCCTTGCCCGAGGTGGTGCGGGCCGACGAGAAGCGGGTGCGCCAGATCCTCATCAACCTGCTGGGCAATGCCATCAAGTTCACGGCCGTGGGCCAGGTCACCTTCCGGCTGCGCTATGCCCGCGAGATGGCCACGCTGGAGATCGAGGACACCGGCCCCGGCCTGACCGCGGAGGAACTGGCCCAGATCTTCGAGCCGTTTGCGCGGGGCGAGGCGCGGTCCAGCCATGCCGCGCCCGGTGCCGGTCTGGGGCTGACGATTGCCAAGATGCTGACCGACCTGATGGGCGGCGAGCTCAGCGCCACCGGCGTGCCCGGCAAGGGCTCGGTGTTTCGCGTCAAGCTGTTCCTGCCCGAGGTGCACAACGCAGGCCCGGCGGCCGTGCCCGCCGTGGCCCTGGCGCCGCGGCCGCGCGCCGGCTACGAAGGCCCGCGCCGCAAGGTGCTGGTGGTGGACAACGAGGAGGCCGACCGCACGCTGCTGGCCCATGTGCTGGAGCCGCTGGGCTTTGAGCTGCGGTCCGCCGCGAGCGGCCACGACTGCCTGGACCTGCTGGCCGCGGGCTACCGGCCCGACGCGATCCTGATGGACCTGGCCATGCCCGGCATTGACGGCTGGGAGACCATCCGCCGGTTGCGGCGCATCGACCCTGCCCATGCCCGCATCGCCATCGTCTCGGCCAATGCCTTTGACAAGGGCCTGGACAACGATGTGGGCATCCGGCCCGAGGACTTCATCCTCAAGCCCGTGCGCCACAGCGAATTGCTGGACTGGCTGGAGCGGCAGCTGGGGCTGCAGTGGCTGGAGGCGCCCCGGGTGGATGCCCCGGCACCCGCGGCCGCGCCGGTTGCGCAGGTCTGGCCGCCGCGCGCGCAGGTGGCGGCGCTGCAGGAGGTGGTGCAGCTGGGGTACTACCGCGGCATCATGAACCTGCTGGACGGCATCGAGCAGGCGCAACCCGAATGCGTGCCGGTGGTGGCGCAGTTGCGGGCACTCGCGCGACAATTCCAGTTTGAAGCCATGGGCCGCCTGCTGGCGCCCGTGCTGCAGGAACCCACCGCCACGCCACCATGA
- a CDS encoding AbrB/MazE/SpoVT family DNA-binding domain-containing protein has product MSALKLTQIGNSVGVILPKEVLARLKLEKGDTVFLTEAANGAIMMSPYSPEFETQMEAARRLMKKRRNVLRELAK; this is encoded by the coding sequence ATGTCCGCCCTCAAGCTCACCCAGATCGGCAATTCCGTTGGCGTCATCCTGCCCAAGGAGGTGCTGGCGCGCCTGAAGCTGGAGAAGGGCGATACGGTATTTCTGACCGAGGCGGCGAATGGCGCGATCATGATGTCGCCTTACAGCCCGGAGTTCGAGACTCAGATGGAAGCGGCAAGGCGCCTCATGAAGAAGCGGCGCAACGTATTGCGCGAACTCGCCAAATGA
- a CDS encoding urease subunit gamma — protein sequence MELTPREKDKLLIFTAALLAERRLARGLKLNYPEAVALISAAVMEGARDGKSVAQLMSDGRAVLTRADVMDGIADMIPDIQVEATFPDGTKLVTVHQPIV from the coding sequence ATGGAACTGACCCCCCGCGAAAAAGACAAGCTGTTGATCTTCACCGCCGCCCTGCTCGCCGAACGGCGGCTGGCGCGCGGCCTCAAGCTCAACTACCCCGAAGCCGTGGCCCTGATTTCCGCGGCCGTGATGGAGGGCGCGCGCGACGGCAAAAGCGTGGCCCAGCTCATGAGCGATGGCCGGGCCGTGCTGACCCGCGCCGACGTGATGGACGGCATTGCCGACATGATTCCCGACATCCAGGTGGAAGCCACCTTCCCCGACGGCACGAAGCTGGTCACCGTGCACCAACCCATCGTTTGA
- a CDS encoding urease subunit beta encodes MTPGELFTDDGEHVLNPGRRTLTVVVQNTADRPIQVGSHYHFAETNGALGFDRDAARGMRLNIASGTAVRFEPGQQRTVELVDLAGERKVYGFRGLVQGKL; translated from the coding sequence ATGACCCCCGGCGAACTCTTCACCGACGACGGCGAGCATGTGCTCAACCCGGGCCGGCGCACGCTGACCGTGGTGGTGCAGAACACCGCCGACCGGCCCATCCAGGTCGGCTCGCATTACCACTTTGCCGAGACCAACGGCGCGCTGGGTTTTGACCGCGACGCGGCGCGCGGCATGCGGCTGAACATCGCTTCCGGCACCGCCGTGCGCTTCGAGCCCGGCCAGCAGCGCACGGTGGAACTGGTGGACCTGGCCGGCGAGCGCAAGGTCTATGGTTTTCGCGGCCTGGTTCAAGGAAAGCTCTGA
- a CDS encoding type II toxin-antitoxin system death-on-curing family toxin: MSVWVWLNTAVLRAVHEEQLAEHGGAPGVRDAGLFESALARPLQLANYAEPDAAALAAAYGCGLARNHPFIDGNKRTAFVAVELFLALNGFELLADDASCVLTMLRMAAGEMAEDAFAAWLHTHIARQE; encoded by the coding sequence ATGAGCGTGTGGGTCTGGCTGAACACCGCCGTCCTGCGCGCGGTGCATGAAGAGCAGCTCGCCGAGCACGGCGGTGCGCCGGGCGTGCGCGATGCGGGGCTGTTTGAATCCGCACTGGCGCGCCCTTTGCAGCTAGCGAACTACGCTGAGCCTGATGCCGCCGCGCTGGCCGCGGCCTACGGATGCGGACTCGCGCGCAACCACCCGTTCATCGATGGCAACAAGCGCACCGCTTTCGTGGCGGTCGAACTGTTTCTCGCGCTCAATGGATTCGAGCTGCTTGCCGACGATGCTTCCTGCGTGCTCACCATGCTGCGCATGGCGGCGGGCGAGATGGCCGAGGACGCTTTTGCCGCGTGGCTTCACACCCATATCGCGCGCCAGGAGTGA
- a CDS encoding urease accessory protein UreF produces MSEGLPAASLLQLIWLASPALPIGGFSYSEGLEAGVDRAGVATESIASDWLVDQLHLSLARGDMAAVAQAIAAWRQNDQRRLHELNDWVLQSRETAEQRLQTEQMGRSLLDWLRNHDTMSVAQLEMASQMPPTYPLMFALAVAATEAPVRDGLLALAFGWAENMVQAALKSVPLGQSAGQRILSRLAREIPAAVDHAAALADSERQAFSPMLAILSAQHETQYSRLFRS; encoded by the coding sequence ATGAGTGAGGGCCTGCCCGCCGCCAGCCTGCTGCAATTGATCTGGCTGGCCTCTCCGGCCCTGCCGATTGGCGGCTTCTCCTACTCCGAAGGGCTGGAAGCCGGCGTGGACCGGGCAGGTGTTGCTACCGAATCCATAGCATCCGACTGGCTGGTGGACCAGTTGCACCTGAGCCTCGCGCGTGGCGACATGGCCGCGGTGGCTCAGGCCATTGCCGCATGGCGCCAGAACGACCAGCGCCGCCTGCACGAACTCAACGACTGGGTCCTGCAAAGCCGTGAAACGGCCGAGCAGCGCCTGCAGACCGAGCAGATGGGCCGTTCCCTGCTGGACTGGCTGCGCAACCACGACACCATGAGCGTGGCGCAGCTGGAGATGGCCTCGCAGATGCCGCCCACCTACCCGCTGATGTTTGCGCTGGCCGTGGCGGCCACCGAGGCGCCGGTGCGCGATGGCCTGCTGGCACTGGCTTTTGGCTGGGCCGAGAACATGGTGCAGGCCGCGCTCAAATCCGTGCCGCTGGGCCAGAGCGCGGGCCAGCGTATCCTGTCGCGGCTGGCGCGCGAGATTCCGGCGGCCGTGGACCATGCGGCTGCGCTGGCCGACAGCGAACGGCAGGCCTTTTCCCCGATGCTGGCCATCCTGTCGGCCCAGCACGAAACCCAGTACTCAAGGTTATTCAGGTCATGA
- the ureE gene encoding urease accessory protein UreE: MLTVNKLLAQGHGLAPVLLKRAATVELDWDVRQKSRFDATDSQGRQIGVFLPRGTAVRGGDVLVAEDGSLIRVIAAPQPVLVITHCREHGTPFDLTRAAYHLGNRHVPIELKPDHLKIEPDHVLADMLRAMHLIVHARDATFEPEGGAYGGHGTGHSHSPGQGHAHGHGHGHSHAQAPASMDGDFRPWAPAPDPLHE; this comes from the coding sequence ATGCTGACAGTCAACAAGCTCCTCGCGCAAGGCCACGGCTTGGCGCCCGTCCTTCTCAAACGCGCCGCCACCGTCGAGCTCGACTGGGATGTGCGGCAAAAGAGCCGCTTTGACGCCACCGATTCGCAAGGCCGCCAAATCGGCGTGTTTTTGCCGCGCGGCACCGCGGTGCGCGGCGGCGACGTGCTGGTGGCCGAGGACGGCTCCCTGATCCGGGTGATTGCCGCGCCGCAGCCCGTGCTGGTCATCACCCATTGCCGCGAACACGGCACGCCGTTCGACCTGACGCGCGCGGCCTACCACCTGGGCAACCGCCATGTGCCGATCGAGCTCAAGCCCGACCACCTCAAGATCGAACCCGACCACGTGCTGGCCGACATGCTGCGCGCCATGCACCTGATCGTCCACGCCCGCGACGCGACATTCGAACCCGAAGGCGGCGCCTATGGCGGCCATGGCACGGGACATTCTCATTCGCCGGGCCAGGGGCACGCCCATGGCCACGGCCACGGCCATTCACATGCCCAGGCACCGGCCAGCATGGACGGCGACTTCAGGCCCTGGGCACCAGCACCTGACCCCCTGCATGAGTGA
- a CDS encoding response regulator transcription factor, translating to MNPHSLDHTLDRANSDVVLIVDDVPDNLSVLHDALDESGYTVLVATGGEAALQRATQALPDIVLLDAMMPGMDGFEVAKRLKAAPQTAHIPIIFMTGLTETEHLVAALEAGGVDYVTKPIKPKEVLARMNVHMQGARQARQTRNALDAFGYASITVRASDGKLMWQTPLARELLLRYYGTVAPQAPQPVVDWLRRHLREAEAQIEPPRLSAEQGARRLTFRLHQQTGDDDWLIVMREVSDTAVVESMSLAFKLTAKEAEVLYWVVKGKINRDIGDILGSSPATVKKHLERVFAKLGVETRTAAAGMALNRIRQLHPQFEG from the coding sequence ATGAACCCCCATTCGCTGGATCACACCCTGGACCGCGCCAACAGCGATGTGGTGCTGATCGTGGACGACGTGCCCGACAACCTGTCGGTGCTGCATGATGCGCTCGACGAGTCCGGCTACACCGTGCTGGTGGCCACGGGCGGGGAGGCCGCGCTGCAGCGCGCCACGCAGGCCCTGCCCGACATCGTGCTGCTGGACGCCATGATGCCCGGCATGGACGGCTTTGAGGTGGCCAAGCGGCTCAAGGCCGCGCCGCAGACGGCGCACATCCCCATCATCTTCATGACCGGCCTGACCGAGACCGAGCACCTGGTCGCCGCGCTGGAAGCCGGCGGCGTGGACTACGTCACCAAGCCCATCAAGCCCAAGGAAGTGCTGGCCCGCATGAACGTGCACATGCAGGGCGCGCGCCAGGCGCGGCAGACCCGCAATGCGCTGGACGCCTTTGGCTATGCCAGCATCACGGTGCGGGCGAGCGACGGCAAGCTCATGTGGCAGACCCCGCTGGCGCGCGAACTGCTGCTGCGCTACTACGGCACCGTGGCGCCACAGGCGCCCCAGCCGGTGGTGGACTGGCTGCGGCGCCACCTCAGGGAGGCCGAGGCCCAGATCGAGCCACCGCGCCTGAGCGCCGAGCAGGGCGCGCGCCGGCTCACCTTCCGCCTGCACCAGCAGACTGGCGACGACGACTGGCTGATCGTGATGCGCGAGGTGTCGGACACGGCCGTGGTGGAGTCCATGAGCCTGGCCTTCAAGCTCACGGCCAAGGAGGCCGAGGTGCTGTACTGGGTGGTCAAGGGCAAGATCAACCGCGACATCGGCGACATCCTCGGCTCCAGCCCGGCCACGGTCAAGAAACACCTGGAGCGCGTGTTTGCCAAGCTGGGGGTCGAGACCCGCACTGCCGCTGCCGGCATGGCCCTGAACCGCATCCGGCAATTGCACCCGCAGTTCGAGGGCTGA